A DNA window from Actinokineospora baliensis contains the following coding sequences:
- a CDS encoding DUF2306 domain-containing protein — MIRAPWAIPVAALITVFLVFSLPPYLTFDPAQSRVPAGFAFHYPALLTHITFGAVAMVAGFLQVWPWFRRHHRHRHALIGRVYVFGGVLPAAAAGLVVGVTSPFGPVARVSHVLLATLWLVSTVMGYRRARAKDFEAHRVWVVRSYVLTLSTITNRLWGPLVALVLTPGLDTTFGGSEVAMVQAIAGITSWLGWTIPLLAVEWFAHRRGRVAR; from the coding sequence ATGATCCGAGCGCCCTGGGCCATCCCGGTAGCAGCCCTCATCACCGTGTTCCTGGTCTTCTCCCTACCGCCGTACCTGACCTTCGACCCGGCGCAGTCGCGCGTGCCCGCCGGGTTCGCCTTCCACTACCCGGCCCTGCTCACGCACATCACCTTCGGGGCGGTGGCGATGGTGGCCGGGTTCCTGCAGGTGTGGCCGTGGTTCCGGCGGCACCACCGGCACCGGCACGCGCTGATCGGCCGGGTCTACGTCTTCGGCGGCGTCCTCCCGGCCGCCGCGGCGGGCCTGGTCGTGGGCGTCACCTCGCCGTTCGGGCCGGTCGCCAGGGTGAGCCACGTGCTGCTGGCCACGCTGTGGCTGGTGTCGACGGTCATGGGCTACCGGCGGGCGCGGGCGAAGGACTTCGAGGCGCACCGGGTGTGGGTGGTCCGCAGCTACGTGCTGACCCTGTCCACCATCACCAACCGGCTGTGGGGTCCGCTGGTCGCCCTGGTGCTCACCCCGGGCCTCGACACGACGTTCGGCGGCAGCGAGGTGGCCATGGTGCAGGCGATCGCCGGGATCACCTCGTGGCTGGGCTGGACCATCCCGCTGCTGGCGGTTGAGTGGTTCGCCCACCGGAGGGGGCGGGTGGCTCGATAA
- a CDS encoding sigma-70 family RNA polymerase sigma factor — protein MTTFDTIVATHRAALLSYARRVTGCPFRAEDVVQETWIRAWRHQDKLTEDRGSVRAWLMRVAHNIAIDQHRGRASRPPEVELPEVDMTSAPARTDEVIDRVMVDAALESLPEPHRRTVVEVYFADRTAAGAAATLRVPVGTVKSRLHYALRALRESAPSLAA, from the coding sequence ATGACCACCTTCGACACCATCGTCGCCACCCACCGCGCCGCGCTGCTGAGCTACGCGCGCCGGGTCACCGGCTGCCCCTTCCGCGCCGAGGACGTCGTCCAGGAGACCTGGATCCGCGCCTGGCGCCACCAGGACAAGCTCACCGAGGACCGGGGCAGCGTCCGGGCGTGGCTGATGCGCGTCGCGCACAACATCGCCATCGACCAGCACCGCGGCCGGGCCTCGCGACCGCCGGAGGTGGAACTGCCCGAGGTCGACATGACCAGCGCCCCCGCGCGGACGGACGAGGTCATCGACCGGGTGATGGTGGACGCGGCACTGGAGTCGCTCCCCGAACCACACCGGCGGACGGTGGTGGAGGTGTACTTCGCCGACCGCACGGCAGCGGGGGCCGCGGCGACACTGCGGGTACCGGTGGGGACGGTCAAGAGCAGGCTGCACTACGCCCTTCGCGCGCTCCGCGAGTCGGCCCCGTCCTTGGCGGCCTGA
- a CDS encoding nuclear transport factor 2 family protein: protein MSEHDSLLAAERRLHTAQLTSDVAALADLLDDDLRFTGPDGTLHTKADDLAAHAAGVYALTRVTEEDVRVFATAHTGVTWFLGTLEGTVGGVPLLARMRYTRTWVRAGTGWRVVAAHASVLPG, encoded by the coding sequence ATGTCCGAACACGACAGCCTCCTCGCCGCCGAGCGGCGCCTCCACACCGCCCAACTCACCTCGGACGTCGCCGCCCTGGCCGACCTGCTCGACGACGACCTGCGGTTCACCGGCCCGGACGGGACCCTCCACACGAAAGCCGACGACCTGGCCGCGCACGCGGCGGGCGTCTACGCGCTGACCCGGGTGACCGAAGAGGACGTGCGGGTCTTCGCCACCGCGCACACCGGGGTCACCTGGTTCCTCGGCACGCTCGAAGGGACGGTCGGCGGCGTGCCGCTGCTGGCCAGGATGCGGTACACGCGCACCTGGGTCCGCGCGGGAACGGGGTGGCGGGTCGTCGCCGCGCACGCCTCGGTGCTGCCGGGGTAG
- a CDS encoding S8 family serine peptidase, with product MKKRAVVVATALVLVTPTPAIAQQPGQCAPPELTVAQPEPWAQQRLAPERVWPMTKGAVRIAVVDTGVSAEAPTLVGAVEDGVDVAGGVANTDCAGHGTFLAGLIAARPREKTAFAGIAPAARVVPVRVTNDPNRVEPGALAAGIRAGVDSGARIVAIGVINTVDSPELQAAVELARSRDVLVVAPAAVRQAKQRAYPAAMDGVVAVAPVGPDGPTKSGQLGAQPTVAAPAEQLVGIGPSGTGHRLASGPELAVAFVAASAALVREQYPDLPAAEVVKRLMATADRPAGQVPHPAVGYGIVDPVAAVTTLLSGQTAKPSATREHLALALPPAEDTGPARAAMWFVAALAGAAVLAGGSAAVITRARRRRWRPAVR from the coding sequence ATGAAGAAGCGGGCCGTAGTGGTCGCGACCGCGCTCGTGCTGGTGACGCCAACTCCAGCCATCGCGCAACAGCCGGGACAGTGTGCGCCGCCCGAGCTGACCGTGGCGCAGCCGGAGCCTTGGGCGCAGCAGAGACTGGCGCCGGAGCGGGTGTGGCCTATGACCAAGGGGGCCGTGCGGATCGCGGTGGTGGATACCGGGGTCAGCGCTGAGGCGCCAACGTTGGTGGGGGCGGTGGAGGACGGGGTTGATGTCGCCGGTGGGGTGGCGAACACCGACTGCGCGGGCCATGGCACGTTCCTGGCCGGGTTGATCGCCGCTCGGCCTCGGGAGAAGACCGCGTTCGCGGGGATCGCGCCCGCCGCTCGGGTCGTGCCGGTTCGGGTGACCAACGATCCGAACCGGGTGGAGCCCGGCGCGCTGGCGGCGGGGATTCGGGCCGGGGTGGACAGCGGGGCGCGGATCGTCGCGATCGGGGTCATCAACACCGTCGACTCGCCCGAGCTCCAGGCGGCGGTGGAGCTCGCGCGGTCGCGGGACGTGCTCGTCGTCGCGCCCGCGGCGGTGCGGCAGGCCAAGCAGCGGGCGTACCCGGCGGCGATGGACGGGGTGGTCGCGGTGGCGCCCGTCGGGCCGGACGGGCCGACCAAGAGCGGTCAGCTCGGGGCGCAACCGACGGTGGCGGCACCGGCCGAGCAGCTGGTCGGGATCGGCCCCTCGGGCACGGGGCACCGGCTGGCGTCGGGGCCGGAGTTGGCGGTCGCGTTCGTCGCCGCGTCCGCCGCCCTGGTGCGGGAGCAGTACCCGGACCTGCCCGCCGCCGAGGTGGTCAAGAGGCTGATGGCCACGGCCGACCGGCCCGCCGGTCAGGTGCCGCACCCGGCGGTCGGGTACGGGATCGTCGACCCGGTCGCGGCCGTCACCACCCTCCTGAGCGGACAAACGGCGAAGCCGTCCGCTACCCGCGAACACCTGGCGTTGGCGCTACCACCCGCCGAGGACACCGGCCCCGCACGTGCGGCGATGTGGTTCGTGGCGGCCCTGGCGGGGGCGGCGGTGCTCGCGGGCGGGTCAGCGGCGGTGATCACGCGGGCCCGGCGGCGGCGTTGGCGGCCCGCGGTGCGCTAG
- the eccCa gene encoding type VII secretion protein EccCa: MSTTLFRRQAREKPPEMPGGELSLQEPPVLPETIGGGMGSSLMYLPMVIGGGGAMLFFMGPQNPQMALMMAGMMGLMGVMMVFGQMGRGGADRRQRLRGERRDYLRYLSGTRAQVRAVADQQRTALGWRHPEPVALWSVAMTSRLWERRAAHADFAEVRIGVGPQRLAMAMNPLNTKPVADLEPLSARALRRFINAYTTIADQPTALFLRGFAQVRYSGDEDTIRASVRAVLAQLVTFHSPEDLRVAVCAAPERLADWDWVKWLPHAQHPVEQDGAGQVRLLADGVDALTELLAAELEERARFEAAATPSREEPYVVVVLDGVDVPAESRLAAAGYRNTVVLDVSGALEGAAGRSRLRLEVTPTDMHTVRTDRTGQQVRTRLGRPDVLSVQRVGALARVLSPYRINSTGDVAEPMVADFDLPRLLGVADLDALDPKSLWRTGMGSERFRIPLGIAEDGSSVDLDIKESAQGGMGPHGLLIGATGSGKSELLRTLVLGLAMTHSSEILNFVLVDFKGGATFLGLDRLPHTSAVITNLADEAPLVTRMQDSLHGEMVRRQELLRAAGNYSSLLDYERARQAGAALDPLPTLFLIVDEFSELLAANPDFAELFVMIGRLGRSLGVHLLLASQRIDDGRMHKLESHLSYRIGLRTFSAMESRSVIGVPDAYQLPSAPGNGYLRSDVATLVRFKAAYVSGRYQRRTKEQRQEEVRRQVVAFGAGRLPTVTEVEAVAAAPVADEHIDTVLDVAVEKLLGQGPPAHQVWLPPLDNPPPLDQLLPPLVPDPRFGLTPADWPGRGGLKIPVGVVDKPFEQVRDLHMVDLSGSGGHVGIAGGTQSGKSTLLRTLITALSMTHTPSEVQFYCLDFGGGTLSVLEGLPHVGGVCGRLQPERVGRTIAEVKGVLAEREKRFAEHGIESMAAYRERRAAGEFTDDQYGDVFLVVDGWGSLRADFEQHDHTIRQMTVRGLAYGVHLMITAGRWSDVHSGLRDQLGTRLELRLGDAIDSVIDMRKAGQVPRLPGRGLTQDKLHFLAAVPRADGAATAEGLAEATRELARSVAECWSGPVAARVRTLPGILPAAELPEPEGRMRIALGSGELDLKPVWHDFSSRPHLTVLGDTGSGKTAVLRLIAQAIPKVYGPEDARIVLLDSRRGLLESVPEQYRHGVAVSSGPAAELIRPLAAELKARVPGADITPSRLRERDWWTGPEYFVIVDDYDLLNSGVGGPLDALVELLPQAGDIGLHVVLARAAAGSGRMSMDAVVRRLQESNTPDLALSVPGNEMPLLNGQRGRQMPPGRALLVTRRDATSLQIGWTEEPE, from the coding sequence ATGAGCACCACGCTGTTTCGCAGGCAGGCACGGGAGAAGCCGCCGGAGATGCCCGGTGGGGAGCTGTCCCTGCAGGAGCCACCGGTGCTGCCCGAGACGATCGGCGGCGGCATGGGCAGCTCGCTGATGTACCTGCCCATGGTCATCGGCGGCGGTGGCGCCATGTTGTTCTTCATGGGGCCGCAAAACCCGCAGATGGCGCTGATGATGGCCGGGATGATGGGCCTGATGGGCGTCATGATGGTGTTCGGCCAGATGGGCAGGGGCGGCGCCGACCGGCGCCAGCGGCTGCGCGGCGAACGCCGGGACTACCTGCGCTACCTGTCGGGCACCCGCGCCCAGGTCCGCGCGGTCGCCGACCAGCAGCGGACCGCGCTGGGCTGGCGGCACCCGGAGCCGGTCGCGCTGTGGTCGGTCGCGATGACCAGCAGGCTGTGGGAGCGCCGCGCCGCGCACGCCGACTTCGCCGAGGTCCGCATCGGGGTGGGCCCGCAGCGGCTGGCGATGGCGATGAACCCGCTCAACACCAAGCCGGTCGCCGACCTGGAGCCGCTGTCGGCGCGGGCGCTGCGCCGGTTCATCAACGCCTACACCACCATCGCCGACCAGCCGACCGCGCTGTTCCTGCGCGGGTTCGCCCAGGTCCGCTACTCCGGCGACGAGGACACCATCCGCGCCTCGGTGCGGGCGGTCCTGGCCCAGCTGGTCACCTTCCACTCCCCCGAGGACCTGCGGGTCGCGGTGTGCGCGGCACCGGAGCGGTTGGCGGACTGGGATTGGGTGAAGTGGCTACCGCACGCCCAGCACCCGGTCGAGCAGGACGGCGCCGGGCAGGTCCGGCTGCTCGCCGACGGAGTGGACGCGCTGACCGAACTGCTGGCCGCCGAACTCGAGGAGCGGGCCCGGTTCGAGGCCGCCGCCACCCCGAGCCGCGAGGAGCCCTACGTCGTCGTGGTGCTCGACGGGGTCGACGTGCCCGCCGAGTCCCGGCTGGCCGCCGCGGGCTACCGCAACACGGTCGTGCTGGACGTGTCCGGTGCGCTGGAGGGCGCCGCGGGCCGGTCGCGGCTGCGGCTTGAGGTCACGCCCACGGACATGCACACCGTGCGCACCGACCGCACCGGCCAGCAGGTGCGGACCAGGTTGGGCCGCCCGGACGTGCTGAGCGTGCAGCGGGTCGGCGCCCTGGCCAGGGTGCTCTCGCCCTACCGGATCAACTCCACCGGCGACGTCGCCGAGCCGATGGTCGCCGACTTCGACCTGCCGCGGCTGCTGGGTGTGGCCGATCTGGACGCGCTGGACCCGAAGTCGTTGTGGCGCACCGGGATGGGCAGCGAGCGGTTCCGGATCCCGCTGGGCATCGCCGAGGACGGCTCGTCGGTCGACCTGGACATCAAGGAGTCGGCGCAGGGCGGCATGGGGCCGCACGGGCTGCTGATCGGCGCGACCGGGTCCGGCAAGTCCGAGCTGCTGCGCACCCTGGTGCTGGGCCTGGCGATGACACACTCGTCGGAGATCCTCAACTTCGTGCTGGTGGACTTCAAGGGCGGCGCGACCTTCCTCGGCCTCGACCGGCTGCCGCACACCTCGGCGGTGATCACCAACCTGGCCGACGAGGCGCCGCTGGTGACCCGCATGCAGGACTCGCTGCACGGGGAGATGGTGCGCCGCCAGGAACTGCTGCGGGCGGCGGGCAACTACAGCTCGCTGCTGGACTACGAGCGGGCCAGGCAGGCGGGCGCGGCGCTGGACCCGCTGCCGACCTTGTTCCTCATCGTCGACGAGTTCAGCGAGCTGCTGGCCGCGAACCCGGACTTCGCCGAGCTGTTCGTCATGATCGGCAGGCTCGGCCGCTCGCTGGGCGTGCACCTGCTGCTGGCCTCGCAGCGCATCGACGACGGCCGCATGCACAAGCTGGAGAGCCACCTGTCCTACCGGATCGGCCTACGCACGTTCTCGGCGATGGAGAGCCGGTCGGTGATCGGTGTGCCCGACGCCTATCAGCTGCCTAGTGCGCCCGGCAACGGCTACCTACGCAGCGATGTGGCGACCCTTGTGCGATTCAAGGCCGCCTACGTGTCCGGCCGCTACCAGCGCCGCACCAAGGAGCAGCGCCAAGAGGAAGTGCGTAGGCAGGTCGTGGCGTTCGGTGCGGGCAGGCTGCCTACGGTCACCGAGGTCGAAGCCGTGGCGGCCGCCCCGGTCGCCGACGAACACATCGACACGGTGTTGGACGTCGCCGTGGAGAAGCTGCTGGGGCAAGGTCCGCCCGCGCACCAGGTGTGGCTGCCGCCGCTGGACAACCCGCCGCCGCTCGACCAGCTCCTCCCGCCGCTGGTGCCGGACCCGCGGTTCGGCCTGACCCCAGCCGACTGGCCGGGCCGCGGCGGGCTGAAGATCCCCGTCGGCGTGGTCGACAAGCCGTTCGAGCAGGTCCGCGACCTGCACATGGTGGACCTGTCCGGCTCGGGCGGCCACGTCGGCATCGCGGGCGGGACCCAGTCCGGCAAGAGCACCCTGCTGCGGACGCTGATCACCGCGCTGTCGATGACGCACACGCCGTCGGAGGTGCAGTTCTACTGCCTGGACTTCGGTGGCGGCACCCTGTCGGTCCTGGAGGGCCTGCCGCACGTCGGCGGGGTCTGCGGGCGGCTGCAGCCGGAGCGTGTGGGCCGCACCATCGCCGAGGTCAAGGGGGTGCTCGCCGAACGCGAGAAGCGCTTCGCCGAGCACGGCATCGAGAGCATGGCCGCCTACCGGGAGCGCCGCGCGGCGGGCGAGTTCACCGACGACCAGTACGGCGACGTGTTCCTCGTGGTCGACGGGTGGGGGTCGCTGCGCGCGGACTTCGAGCAGCACGACCACACCATCCGGCAGATGACGGTGCGCGGCCTGGCCTACGGCGTGCACCTGATGATCACCGCGGGCCGCTGGTCCGACGTGCACAGCGGGCTGCGCGACCAGCTCGGCACCCGGCTGGAACTGCGGCTGGGCGACGCGATCGACTCGGTCATCGACATGCGCAAGGCGGGCCAGGTGCCCCGGCTGCCCGGCCGCGGCCTGACCCAGGACAAGCTGCACTTCCTCGCCGCGGTCCCCCGGGCCGACGGCGCGGCCACCGCCGAGGGCCTGGCCGAGGCGACCCGCGAACTGGCCCGCTCGGTCGCCGAGTGCTGGTCCGGCCCCGTGGCCGCCCGGGTCCGGACGCTGCCCGGCATCCTGCCCGCCGCCGAACTGCCCGAACCCGAAGGCCGGATGCGGATCGCACTGGGGTCCGGCGAACTCGACCTCAAGCCGGTGTGGCACGACTTCTCCTCCCGCCCGCACCTGACCGTCCTCGGCGACACGGGCAGCGGCAAGACCGCGGTGCTGCGCCTCATCGCCCAGGCGATTCCCAAGGTGTACGGCCCGGAAGACGCCCGCATCGTCCTGCTGGACTCGCGGCGCGGCCTGCTGGAATCCGTCCCCGAGCAGTACCGCCACGGCGTCGCGGTCTCCTCCGGCCCCGCCGCCGAACTGATCCGCCCCCTGGCCGCCGAACTCAAGGCCCGCGTCCCCGGCGCCGACATCACCCCGAGCCGACTCCGCGAACGCGACTGGTGGACCGGCCCCGAATACTTCGTCATCGTCGACGACTACGACCTGCTCAACAGCGGAGTCGGCGGCCCGCTCGACGCACTGGTGGAACTGCTGCCCCAAGCCGGGGACATCGGCCTGCACGTGGTCCTCGCCAGAGCCGCCGCGGGCTCCGGCCGAATGTCCATGGACGCGGTGGTGCGCCGCCTGCAGGAGTCCAACACCCCCGACCTGGCGCTGTCGGTGCCGGGCAACGAAATGCCCCTCCTCAACGGCCAACGCGGCCGCCAAATGCCCCCGGGCCGAGCACTGCTGGTTACCCGCCGGGACGCCACGTCGCTGCAGATCGGGTGGACGGAGGAACCGGAATGA
- the eccD gene encoding type VII secretion integral membrane protein EccD codes for MATTAAAGSGEMCRLTICGPASRVELAVPAHVPLADLMPTVLGHLDPALATTGLAHGGWVLQRLGEPPLDEDQGTAALGLYDGDLLHLRPRDALLPLVDFDDLVDGIHTGLSARDDKWRPALTRRVFVVLMGLVAAAAVFVAGVDAIRAGGLAVVLLGAAMAASRALADRPAALLLATAGTVSAAMAGVAIPGGSLTGPGVLAGAAAATVAAVIARVAVGGPDAAFTAVGLAALLATIGGGFATATGLGGAAAASVTLVLALTLVRAAPLASARLAGLAVDQVPTSAAEFQQDLDPQPSARVLDSATRANAYLTAFFIALGAVAGVSMVVLALHSGWDAKTLTAVTAVLMLLHARELNATHQRLSAMVPAFLGLLTLLLAGAAEVSQPFLPAVLGGLVVVAGLALAAAHVIPDRKLVPRWGRWGDLLHWASALAVIPLALSAIGVYAAIMAAWS; via the coding sequence ATGGCCACCACCGCAGCAGCGGGTTCCGGCGAGATGTGCAGGCTGACCATTTGCGGGCCTGCCTCCCGCGTCGAACTCGCCGTACCAGCCCATGTCCCGCTCGCCGACCTGATGCCGACGGTCCTCGGCCACCTCGACCCCGCGCTGGCCACCACCGGCCTGGCGCACGGGGGCTGGGTGTTGCAGCGCCTCGGTGAACCGCCGTTGGACGAGGACCAGGGCACCGCCGCCCTCGGCCTCTACGACGGTGACCTGCTGCACCTGCGCCCGCGCGACGCGCTGCTGCCGCTCGTCGACTTCGACGACCTGGTGGACGGCATCCACACCGGTCTGTCCGCCCGCGACGACAAGTGGCGGCCCGCGTTGACCCGGCGCGTCTTCGTGGTGCTGATGGGTCTTGTCGCGGCGGCCGCGGTCTTCGTGGCGGGTGTCGACGCCATCCGCGCGGGCGGTCTCGCCGTCGTCCTGCTCGGTGCGGCCATGGCCGCCAGCCGGGCGCTGGCCGACCGCCCGGCCGCGTTGCTGCTGGCCACCGCGGGCACGGTCTCCGCCGCTATGGCCGGTGTGGCGATCCCCGGCGGATCCCTTACCGGGCCCGGTGTTCTGGCAGGCGCGGCCGCCGCCACGGTCGCCGCGGTGATCGCACGGGTCGCAGTGGGCGGCCCGGACGCCGCCTTCACGGCCGTGGGTCTCGCCGCGTTGCTCGCCACCATCGGCGGCGGGTTCGCCACCGCCACAGGGCTGGGCGGAGCCGCCGCGGCATCGGTGACCCTCGTCTTGGCTCTGACCTTGGTCCGCGCCGCGCCGCTGGCTTCCGCGCGGTTGGCTGGTTTGGCGGTCGACCAGGTGCCTACGAGCGCGGCGGAGTTCCAGCAGGACCTCGATCCGCAACCCAGCGCGCGGGTCCTCGACAGTGCCACCCGCGCAAACGCTTACCTCACCGCGTTCTTCATCGCGCTCGGTGCTGTCGCCGGGGTCTCGATGGTCGTCCTGGCGCTGCACAGCGGCTGGGACGCCAAAACGCTCACCGCGGTCACGGCCGTGCTGATGTTGTTGCACGCCAGGGAACTCAACGCCACCCACCAACGCCTCTCCGCGATGGTCCCAGCCTTCCTCGGCCTGCTCACGCTGCTGCTGGCGGGAGCGGCCGAGGTGTCGCAACCGTTCTTGCCCGCGGTGCTCGGTGGGTTGGTCGTGGTGGCCGGACTGGCGCTCGCCGCGGCGCACGTCATCCCCGACCGCAAACTCGTTCCCCGCTGGGGTCGTTGGGGTGATCTCCTGCACTGGGCGAGCGCTCTGGCCGTCATTCCGTTGGCGTTGTCGGCCATTGGTGTGTACGCCGCGATCATGGCCGCTTGGTCCTAA
- the eccB gene encoding type VII secretion protein EccB translates to MYSRRDQVQAHSFLVGRLVSAVLRVDPDALDRPLRRTVVGLFGGTAVAGLVVVVVLVIGLLSPGGNDSWREPGALIIDEDTGSRYLMHEGKLRPVLNYASARLLLGASPKVATVSTADLNGVPQGGPVGIMGAPDTLPTAGGAPRAWTVCAMSTPDGPGVTLAVTADGQQIPAVDGALLVRAPNGATHLAWRDRRMRVTATWVPTALGLDPGSAVPVTESWLNALPAGPDLGSPKVERGGEGLVVAGKSTTVGQLLQVPEAVVGDRFYVVQPGGLLPVSATVAALVVADPASTEPPRQVTASALAAATMLPTADWQNALPAELPKPMEMGDGTPCVRWAGEKAEVVVAPRRDGEPDPAVQGAGRDNRTADRVLVAPGAGLLVRTRPAPGVPGAGMYLVTDAGTKFPVASGDAAAALGQPADSAAPVPADLLALLPTGPVLDKLA, encoded by the coding sequence ATGTACAGCAGGCGCGATCAGGTCCAGGCCCACTCGTTCCTCGTCGGCAGGCTGGTGAGCGCGGTACTGCGGGTCGACCCCGACGCGTTGGACCGGCCGCTGCGCCGCACCGTCGTCGGCCTCTTCGGCGGCACCGCGGTCGCGGGCCTGGTGGTCGTCGTGGTCCTGGTGATCGGCCTCCTTTCCCCCGGTGGCAACGACTCCTGGCGCGAACCGGGTGCGCTGATCATCGACGAGGACACCGGCAGCCGCTACCTCATGCACGAGGGCAAGCTGCGCCCCGTCCTCAACTACGCCTCCGCCAGGCTGCTCCTGGGCGCCAGCCCCAAGGTCGCCACCGTCAGCACCGCCGACCTCAACGGCGTGCCGCAGGGCGGGCCCGTCGGGATCATGGGCGCCCCGGACACGCTGCCCACCGCCGGTGGCGCGCCCCGCGCCTGGACCGTGTGCGCGATGTCCACACCGGACGGACCGGGGGTCACCCTGGCGGTCACCGCCGACGGGCAGCAGATCCCGGCCGTCGACGGCGCGCTGCTCGTGCGGGCCCCCAACGGCGCCACCCACCTCGCTTGGCGCGACCGCCGGATGCGGGTCACCGCGACCTGGGTGCCCACTGCCCTTGGCCTCGACCCCGGCTCCGCCGTGCCGGTCACCGAATCCTGGCTCAACGCCCTGCCCGCGGGCCCCGACCTCGGCTCGCCGAAGGTCGAACGCGGGGGAGAGGGCTTGGTCGTCGCGGGCAAGTCCACCACCGTCGGGCAGCTGCTGCAGGTCCCCGAGGCCGTTGTCGGCGACCGGTTCTACGTGGTGCAACCCGGCGGCCTGCTGCCGGTGAGCGCCACCGTCGCCGCGCTCGTCGTCGCCGACCCCGCCTCGACCGAGCCGCCGCGCCAGGTCACCGCGTCCGCCCTGGCCGCCGCCACCATGCTGCCGACCGCCGACTGGCAGAACGCCCTCCCCGCGGAACTGCCCAAGCCCATGGAGATGGGCGACGGCACGCCGTGCGTGCGGTGGGCGGGGGAGAAGGCCGAAGTCGTTGTCGCCCCCCGCCGCGACGGTGAGCCCGACCCTGCCGTCCAAGGCGCCGGTCGCGACAACCGCACCGCTGACCGGGTTCTGGTCGCCCCCGGCGCCGGGCTCCTGGTCCGCACCCGCCCCGCCCCCGGCGTGCCCGGGGCAGGCATGTACCTCGTCACCGACGCAGGAACCAAGTTCCCCGTCGCGAGCGGCGACGCCGCCGCCGCGCTGGGTCAGCCCGCGGACAGCGCCGCACCGGTCCCCGCGGACCTCCTCGCGCTGCTGCCCACCGGGCCCGTGCTCGACAAGCTCGCCTGA
- a CDS encoding YbaB/EbfC family nucleoid-associated protein: protein MSTPLHNELATALAELREQQERIATAVDTVAKATTTVTTEDRMVEATVDGQGKLVELKFTGRRWRDLAPKELASRLVDTISKAQEQSAQSSAAVFAGLMPGGVAPSVLDLSDPAALNAEIGAMFDKAVKEWR, encoded by the coding sequence ATGTCCACCCCACTGCACAACGAACTGGCCACCGCGCTGGCCGAGCTCCGCGAACAGCAGGAGCGCATCGCCACCGCCGTGGACACCGTCGCGAAGGCGACCACCACGGTCACCACCGAGGACCGCATGGTCGAGGCGACCGTCGACGGCCAGGGCAAGCTCGTCGAGCTCAAGTTCACCGGTCGCCGCTGGCGCGACCTGGCGCCCAAGGAGCTCGCCAGCCGCCTCGTCGACACGATCTCCAAGGCGCAGGAGCAGTCCGCCCAGTCCTCCGCCGCCGTCTTCGCCGGACTCATGCCGGGCGGGGTCGCCCCGTCGGTGCTGGACCTGTCCGACCCCGCCGCGCTCAACGCCGAGATCGGCGCCATGTTCGACAAGGCCGTCAAGGAGTGGCGATGA